In Halarcobacter mediterraneus, the following proteins share a genomic window:
- a CDS encoding nickel-dependent hydrogenase large subunit: protein MSKHVVIDPITRIEGHLRIEAVIDDNNVIQEAYSSSTMFRGIEEILKGRDPRDCGLLAMRICGVCTGTHYQRSIEAVEHAFNVTIPKNARLVRNLMQGGLYIHDHIVHFYHLHALDWVDITKALEADPKKTVEEAQKWAKLSGQRPWNASEDNYAAVQERVTKYVKQGRLGIFGNAYWGSKAYKLTPEQNLIGLSHYLDALELQREVAKAQAIFGGKNPHPQSIVVGGVTCVQDIKNPVRVAEFKDIIQKALKFTKQAYLPDVYMAGTMYADEALEGVGGGLGNFMSYGDFNLDDLPFYNSAKLFPSGIVMNKDLSKVYELDQTKITEDVTHAWYEGTTNKHPYDGVTDPKYTGFREKKDGIAYLDTENKYSWIKSPLYDDERMEVGPLARMVVAVAKGDERISKYVTKFLKNGNLPTKVLFSTVGRTAARAIETELMCDVLIEWCDELAANVASGDLSTWTEFDFDKVAKDAQGFGMAEAPRGSLGHWVKIKDGKVINYQAVVPSTWNAAPKDYKGRLGAYEASLVGTKVVNPDEPLEIIRTVHSFDPCIACAVHIVDTKGKELAVYKVDPVGGCRA from the coding sequence ATGAGTAAACACGTAGTAATAGATCCAATAACAAGAATTGAAGGCCATCTTAGAATTGAAGCTGTAATTGATGATAATAATGTTATTCAAGAAGCTTATAGTTCTTCAACGATGTTCAGAGGTATTGAAGAAATTTTAAAAGGTAGAGACCCAAGAGACTGTGGTCTTTTAGCTATGAGAATTTGTGGTGTATGCACAGGAACTCATTATCAAAGAAGTATTGAAGCAGTTGAACATGCATTTAACGTAACTATTCCAAAAAATGCAAGACTTGTAAGAAACCTTATGCAAGGTGGATTATATATTCATGATCATATTGTTCACTTCTATCATTTACATGCTCTTGACTGGGTAGATATTACAAAAGCTTTAGAAGCAGACCCAAAGAAAACTGTAGAAGAAGCACAAAAATGGGCTAAACTTTCAGGTCAAAGACCATGGAATGCAAGTGAAGATAATTATGCTGCAGTTCAAGAAAGAGTTACAAAGTATGTAAAACAAGGTAGACTTGGAATTTTTGGAAATGCATATTGGGGAAGTAAAGCATATAAATTAACTCCAGAGCAAAACCTAATTGGTCTTTCTCACTATTTAGATGCTTTAGAATTACAAAGAGAAGTAGCAAAAGCACAGGCTATTTTTGGTGGTAAAAACCCACACCCTCAATCAATTGTAGTTGGTGGAGTAACTTGTGTTCAAGATATCAAAAATCCAGTTAGAGTTGCAGAGTTTAAAGACATAATTCAAAAGGCTCTTAAATTTACAAAACAAGCATATTTACCTGATGTTTATATGGCTGGAACAATGTATGCTGATGAAGCACTTGAGGGTGTTGGTGGAGGACTAGGTAATTTTATGTCTTATGGTGATTTTAATTTAGATGATTTACCTTTTTATAATTCTGCTAAACTATTTCCATCAGGTATTGTTATGAATAAAGATTTATCAAAAGTTTATGAGTTGGACCAAACAAAAATCACAGAAGATGTAACTCATGCTTGGTATGAAGGAACAACAAACAAACACCCATATGATGGTGTTACAGATCCTAAGTATACTGGATTTAGGGAGAAGAAAGATGGTATTGCCTATTTAGATACTGAAAATAAATATTCATGGATTAAATCTCCATTATATGATGATGAAAGAATGGAAGTTGGTCCCTTAGCAAGAATGGTTGTTGCTGTAGCAAAAGGTGATGAGAGAATTTCCAAGTATGTAACTAAATTCTTAAAAAATGGAAACCTTCCAACAAAAGTTCTTTTCTCAACAGTAGGAAGAACAGCAGCAAGAGCTATAGAAACAGAATTGATGTGTGATGTCCTTATTGAGTGGTGTGATGAGTTAGCAGCTAATGTAGCAAGTGGTGATTTATCTACTTGGACTGAGTTTGATTTTGATAAAGTAGCAAAAGATGCTCAAGGGTTTGGTATGGCAGAGGCTCCAAGGGGTAGTTTAGGTCACTGGGTTAAAATAAAAGATGGAAAAGTTATAAATTATCAAGCAGTTGTACCTTCAACTTGGAATGCAGCACCAAAAGATTACAAAGGAAGATTAGGAGCTTATGAAGCTTCACTAGTTGGAACAAAAGTTGTTAATCCTGATGAGCCTTTAGAGATTATTAGAACAGTACATAGTTTTGACCCTTGTATTGCTTGTGCAGTTCATATAGTAGATACTAAAGGTAAAGAATTGGCAGTTTATAAAGTAGATCCTGTAG